One Microbacterium sp. zg-B96 genomic region harbors:
- the rpsM gene encoding 30S ribosomal protein S13, translating to MARLAGVDIPRDKRVIIALTYIYGVGRTRSNEILAATGIDGNIRVKDLTDEQLVSLRDHIEGTYKVEGDLRREVAADIRRKIEIGSYEGVRHRRGLPVRGQRTKTNARTRKGPKRTVAGKKKAR from the coding sequence ATGGCACGTCTTGCCGGCGTCGACATCCCGCGCGATAAGCGCGTGATCATCGCCCTGACCTACATCTACGGCGTTGGCCGTACCCGTTCCAACGAGATCCTCGCTGCCACCGGCATCGATGGAAACATCCGCGTCAAGGACCTCACCGACGAGCAGCTCGTCTCGCTCCGTGACCACATCGAGGGCACCTACAAGGTGGAGGGTGACCTTCGCCGCGAGGTGGCCGCCGACATCCGCCGCAAGATCGAGATCGGTTCGTACGAGGGCGTGCGCCACCGCCGCGGCCTCCCGGTGCGCGGCCAGCGCACCAAGACCAACGCGCGTACCCGCAAGGGCCCCAAGCGCACGGTCGCCGGCAAGAAGAAGGCGCGCTAG
- the rpsK gene encoding 30S ribosomal protein S11, producing the protein MAQAKSAARKPRRKEKKNIALGHAHIKSTFNNTIVSITDPSGAVISWASSGGVGFKGSRKSTPYAAGMAAESAARQAQEHGVKKVDVFVKGPGSGRETAIRSLTAAGLEVGSIQDVTPQAHNGCRPPKRRRV; encoded by the coding sequence ATGGCACAGGCCAAGAGCGCCGCGCGCAAGCCGCGCCGCAAGGAAAAGAAGAACATCGCACTGGGCCACGCCCACATCAAGTCGACGTTCAACAACACGATCGTCTCGATCACCGACCCGTCCGGCGCTGTCATCAGCTGGGCATCGTCCGGTGGCGTGGGCTTCAAGGGCTCGCGCAAGTCGACCCCGTATGCCGCAGGCATGGCGGCCGAGTCGGCAGCGCGTCAGGCCCAGGAGCACGGCGTCAAGAAGGTCGACGTCTTCGTGAAGGGCCCGGGTTCGGGCCGCGAGACCGCGATCCGGTCGCTGACCGCCGCCGGTCTTGAGGTTGGCTCCATCCAGGACGTCACCCCCCAGGCGCACAACGGCTGCCGCCCGCCCAAGCGCCGCCGCGTCTGA
- the rplQ gene encoding 50S ribosomal protein L17, translating into MPKPTKGPRLGGGPAHERLLLANLAAALFTHGSITTTVTKAKRLRPLAERFITFAKRGDLHARRRVLSVIGDKTVVHTLFTEIAPQVADREGGYTRITKIGNRKGDNAPMAVISLVLEPVNPKPKSAKKSAAAASAAPAAEEPAAEAEVEETPAEETAAEETPAAEAGAESPEEGAAAEAAAEDAVETPAEEKSE; encoded by the coding sequence ATGCCCAAGCCCACCAAGGGTCCCCGCCTCGGAGGCGGCCCCGCCCACGAGCGCCTGCTTCTCGCGAACCTCGCCGCGGCGCTGTTCACGCACGGCTCGATCACGACCACCGTGACCAAGGCCAAGCGTCTGCGCCCCCTGGCCGAGCGTTTCATCACGTTCGCCAAGCGCGGCGACCTGCACGCGCGTCGTCGCGTGCTGTCGGTCATCGGTGACAAGACCGTGGTCCACACGCTCTTCACCGAGATCGCCCCCCAGGTCGCTGACCGCGAGGGCGGCTACACCCGCATCACGAAGATCGGCAACCGTAAGGGCGACAACGCCCCCATGGCCGTCATCTCGCTGGTGCTCGAGCCCGTGAACCCGAAGCCGAAGTCGGCGAAGAAGTCGGCTGCTGCCGCTTCCGCTGCTCCCGCTGCGGAGGAGCCGGCCGCTGAGGCAGAGGTCGAAGAGACCCCCGCCGAGGAGACCGCCGCCGAGGAGACCCCGGCCGCCGAGGCCGGCGCCGAGTCGCCCGAAGAGGGCGCCGCGGCCGAGGCTGCTGCCGAGGACGCTGTCGAGACTCCCGCCGAGGAGAAGTCCGAATAA
- a CDS encoding DNA-directed RNA polymerase subunit alpha codes for MLIAQRPTLTEEKIGEFRSRFIIEPLEPGFGYTIGNALRRSLLSSIPGAAVTSIRIDGVLHEFSTIPGVKEDVTEIILNIKQLVVSSERDEPITAYLRKTGSGEVTAADISAPAGVEVHNPELVIATLNDTAKFELELTIERGRGYVSATQNRNEYAEAGVVPIDSIYSPVLKVSYRVDATRAGERTDFDKLVLDVETKASMAPRDAVASAGRTLTELFGLARELNVEAEGIEIGPAPVETVLSNELSMPIEDLDLSVRSYNCLKREGINTVSELVALSETQLMNIRNFGQKSVDEVRDKLVSLGLSLKDSVPGFDGAHFYGGYDEETI; via the coding sequence GTGCTCATCGCACAGCGTCCCACTTTGACCGAGGAGAAGATCGGCGAGTTCCGCAGCCGGTTCATCATCGAGCCGCTGGAGCCCGGTTTCGGATACACGATCGGCAACGCGCTGCGCCGCAGCCTGCTGTCGTCGATCCCCGGGGCAGCCGTCACCAGCATCCGTATCGACGGCGTGCTGCACGAGTTCAGCACCATCCCCGGTGTCAAGGAAGATGTCACCGAGATCATCCTCAACATCAAGCAGCTCGTCGTTTCGAGCGAGCGCGACGAGCCCATCACGGCTTACCTGCGCAAGACCGGCTCCGGCGAGGTCACGGCCGCCGACATCTCGGCTCCCGCCGGTGTCGAGGTCCACAACCCCGAGCTGGTCATCGCGACCCTCAACGACACCGCCAAGTTCGAGCTCGAGCTGACGATCGAGCGTGGCCGCGGCTACGTCTCGGCCACCCAGAACCGCAACGAGTACGCCGAGGCCGGGGTCGTCCCGATCGACTCGATCTACTCGCCGGTCCTCAAGGTCAGCTACCGCGTCGACGCGACGCGTGCCGGTGAGCGCACTGACTTCGACAAGCTCGTGCTCGACGTCGAGACGAAGGCCTCCATGGCCCCGCGCGACGCCGTCGCTTCGGCCGGTCGCACCCTCACCGAGCTGTTCGGTCTCGCCCGCGAGCTGAACGTCGAGGCCGAGGGCATCGAGATCGGCCCCGCGCCGGTGGAGACGGTTCTCTCCAACGAGCTGTCGATGCCGATCGAGGACCTCGACCTGTCGGTGCGTTCGTACAACTGCCTCAAGCGCGAGGGCATCAACACGGTTTCGGAGCTCGTCGCCCTGTCGGAGACGCAGCTGATGAACATCCGCAACTTCGGTCAGAAGTCGGTCGACGAGGTGCGCGACAAGCTCGTCTCGCTCGGCCTGTCGCTGAAGGACTCGGTTCCCGGGTTCGACGGCGCGCACTTCTACGGCGGATACGACGAAGAGACCATCTGA